One Clostridium sp. CM027 genomic window carries:
- the rpsQ gene encoding 30S ribosomal protein S17 produces MERNNRKTRTGKVVSDKMDKTIVVAIETKVRHPLYGKILNTTTKFKAHDEKNEAKINDKVTIMETRPLSKDKRWRITGIVEKAK; encoded by the coding sequence GTGGAAAGAAATAATAGAAAAACAAGAACAGGTAAAGTAGTTTCTGATAAAATGGATAAGACAATAGTTGTTGCAATTGAAACAAAAGTTCGTCACCCACTATACGGAAAAATACTTAACACAACAACAAAATTTAAAGCTCATGATGAAAAAAATGAAGCTAAAATCAATGATAAAGTTACAATTATGGAAACTAGACCATTGTCTAAAGATAAAAGATGGAGAATTACTGGAATAGTTGAAAAAGCTAAATAG
- the rplC gene encoding 50S ribosomal protein L3, with protein sequence MKKAIMGKKLGMTQIFDENKRVVPVTVVEAGPCVVIQKKTIENDGYNAIKVGFGDIREKLVNKPMQGQFAKAGTSLKRFVKEFRMEDISAYEVGQEFKADIFAAGDKIDVSGISKGKGFQGCIKRWNQHTGPMSHGSKFHRAVGSMGASSDPSKTFKNKRMPGHMGNVSRTVINLEIVKVMPEKNIILVKGGIPGPNKGTVVIRNAVKA encoded by the coding sequence ATGAAAAAAGCAATAATGGGTAAAAAACTTGGTATGACTCAAATATTTGATGAAAATAAAAGAGTTGTTCCAGTAACAGTTGTTGAAGCAGGTCCATGTGTTGTTATTCAAAAGAAAACTATCGAAAATGATGGTTACAATGCAATTAAAGTTGGATTTGGTGACATAAGAGAAAAGTTAGTTAACAAACCAATGCAAGGACAATTTGCTAAAGCAGGAACATCTTTAAAAAGATTCGTAAAAGAATTTAGAATGGAAGATATAAGTGCTTATGAAGTAGGTCAAGAATTTAAGGCAGATATATTTGCTGCTGGAGATAAAATTGACGTATCAGGAATATCTAAGGGAAAAGGATTCCAAGGTTGTATTAAAAGATGGAATCAGCATACAGGACCAATGAGTCATGGATCTAAATTCCATAGAGCAGTTGGATCAATGGGAGCATCTTCCGATCCATCAAAAACGTTTAAAAACAAACGTATGCCAGGTCATATGGGTAATGTTAGTAGAACAGTAATAAACCTTGAAATAGTTAAAGTAATGCCTGAAAAGAACATTATATTAGTTAAAGGTGGTATACCGGGACCTAACAAAGGCACAGTTGTAATAAGAAATGCTGTTAAAGCGTAA
- the rpsJ gene encoding 30S ribosomal protein S10 — MIKQKIRIRLKAFDHNILDQSAEKIVQTAKSTGAKVAGPVPLPTEKDVITVLRAPHKYKDSREQFEIRTHKRLIDIISPSPKTVDALMRLDLPAGVDIEIKL, encoded by the coding sequence ATGATAAAACAAAAAATCAGAATTAGATTAAAGGCTTTTGATCACAACATATTAGATCAATCAGCTGAGAAAATTGTTCAAACAGCTAAAAGTACAGGAGCTAAAGTAGCTGGTCCAGTACCGCTACCTACAGAAAAAGATGTAATTACAGTGTTGAGAGCTCCACACAAGTATAAAGATTCAAGAGAACAATTTGAAATAAGAACTCATAAGAGACTAATAGATATAATTAGTCCATCACCTAAAACTGTTGATGCCTTAATGAGATTAGACTTACCAGCTGGTGTTGATATCGAAATAAAACTATAA
- the tuf gene encoding elongation factor Tu: MAKAKFERSKPHVNIGTIGHVDHGKTTLTAAITAVLATKGLAEVSRFDQIDKAPEERERGITINTSHVEYETDNRHYAHVDCPGHADYVKNMITGAAQMDGAILVVSAADGPMPQTREHILLASRVGVGYIVVFLNKADMVDDPELLELVEMEVRELLSEYDFPGDDIPVVTGSALKALENPTDEEASKCIAELMEAVDSYIPTPTRATDKAFLMPVEDVFTITGRGTVATGRVEAGILKVGEEVEIVGLSEDKRKVVCTGVEMFRKLLDQAMAGDNIGALLRGVQRTDIQRGQVLSKPGSIHPHDKFVGQVYVLKKEEGGRHTPFFDGYRPQFYFRTTDVTGSIKLPDGMEMVMPGDHIDMNVELITQVAMDEGLRFAIREGGRTVGSGVVTSIVK; this comes from the coding sequence ATGGCAAAGGCAAAGTTTGAAAGAAGCAAACCACACGTAAACATTGGAACAATAGGGCACGTAGATCACGGCAAGACAACATTAACAGCTGCAATAACAGCAGTACTCGCAACTAAAGGTTTAGCAGAAGTATCTAGGTTTGACCAAATTGACAAAGCACCTGAGGAAAGAGAAAGAGGAATTACAATAAATACATCACATGTTGAGTATGAAACAGATAATAGACATTATGCACATGTTGATTGCCCAGGACATGCAGATTATGTAAAGAACATGATCACAGGCGCAGCACAAATGGATGGAGCAATTCTAGTTGTTAGTGCAGCAGATGGCCCAATGCCTCAAACAAGAGAGCATATACTATTAGCAAGCAGAGTTGGAGTAGGATATATAGTAGTATTCTTAAACAAAGCAGATATGGTAGATGATCCAGAATTATTAGAACTTGTTGAAATGGAAGTAAGAGAATTATTAAGTGAGTATGACTTCCCTGGTGACGACATTCCAGTAGTAACAGGATCAGCATTAAAAGCATTAGAAAACCCAACTGATGAAGAAGCATCAAAATGCATAGCTGAATTAATGGAAGCAGTAGATAGCTACATTCCAACACCAACAAGAGCAACAGATAAAGCATTCTTAATGCCAGTAGAAGATGTATTCACAATCACAGGTAGAGGAACAGTTGCTACAGGAAGAGTTGAAGCTGGGATACTTAAGGTTGGAGAAGAAGTAGAAATCGTAGGACTTAGCGAAGATAAAAGAAAAGTTGTATGTACAGGAGTTGAAATGTTCAGAAAACTTTTAGATCAAGCAATGGCCGGAGACAACATCGGAGCATTACTAAGAGGAGTACAAAGAACAGATATTCAAAGAGGTCAAGTACTTTCTAAGCCAGGTTCAATACATCCACATGATAAATTTGTAGGTCAAGTATATGTACTTAAAAAAGAAGAAGGCGGAAGACATACTCCATTCTTCGACGGATATAGACCACAATTTTATTTCAGAACAACTGATGTAACTGGATCAATAAAATTACCAGACGGAATGGAAATGGTAATGCCAGGAGATCACATAGACATGAATGTTGAACTAATCACTCAAGTAGCAATGGATGAGGGATTAAGATTCGCAATCAGAGAAGGTGGAAGAACAGTAGGTTCAGGAGTTGTTACTTCAATAGTTAAATAA
- the rplV gene encoding 50S ribosomal protein L22 → MEAKAIAKYVRTSSMKIGIVLDLIRDKNVNEAFAILQYTPKNAAEVVTKVLKSAVANAENNLNLDINRLYVAKAYACQGPTLKRFRPRAQGRAYRIRKRSSHITIIVTERS, encoded by the coding sequence ATGGAGGCTAAAGCTATAGCTAAATATGTGAGAACGTCCTCAATGAAAATCGGGATTGTTCTTGATTTAATAAGAGATAAAAATGTAAATGAAGCTTTTGCTATATTACAATACACTCCAAAAAATGCAGCTGAAGTAGTAACTAAAGTACTAAAATCAGCTGTAGCAAATGCAGAGAACAATTTAAATTTAGATATCAATAGACTATACGTTGCTAAGGCTTATGCATGTCAGGGTCCAACACTTAAGAGATTTAGACCGCGTGCACAAGGAAGAGCTTATAGAATAAGAAAAAGATCTAGCCATATAACTATTATAGTTACGGAAAGATCATAA
- a CDS encoding ribosomal L7Ae/L30e/S12e/Gadd45 family protein, with the protein MVGKIVGQKVVGVKQTLKALKNSRGKVLYIAKDADSSITDPILKLAKVNSLQIIFVDTMKELGNLCDIDVASATALRFED; encoded by the coding sequence ATGGTAGGTAAAATTGTAGGTCAGAAAGTCGTTGGAGTTAAACAAACCCTAAAAGCGTTAAAGAATAGTCGGGGTAAAGTTTTGTATATAGCCAAAGATGCTGATAGTAGTATTACTGATCCTATTCTAAAACTAGCCAAGGTTAATTCCCTACAAATAATATTTGTAGACACAATGAAAGAATTAGGAAATCTTTGTGATATAGATGTTGCATCAGCAACAGCATTGCGTTTCGAAGATTAA
- the rplP gene encoding 50S ribosomal protein L16, which produces MLMPKRSKHRKVQRGRMRGKATRGNFIAYGEYALQAMECGWVKSNQIEAARVAINREVKRGGKVWIKIFPDKPVTEKPAETRMGSGKGSVEYWVAVVKPGRVLFEIAGVTEEAAREAMRLASHKLPIKTKFVSRKDFEEMGGEVIEG; this is translated from the coding sequence ATGTTAATGCCTAAGAGATCTAAACATCGTAAGGTTCAACGTGGTAGAATGAGAGGAAAAGCTACAAGAGGAAACTTTATTGCATATGGTGAGTATGCATTACAAGCTATGGAATGTGGCTGGGTTAAAAGTAATCAAATAGAAGCTGCCAGAGTTGCTATCAATAGAGAAGTAAAAAGAGGCGGAAAGGTTTGGATAAAAATCTTCCCTGATAAGCCAGTAACTGAAAAACCGGCTGAAACTCGTATGGGATCTGGTAAAGGATCAGTAGAATATTGGGTAGCAGTTGTTAAACCAGGTAGAGTCTTATTTGAAATTGCAGGAGTAACAGAAGAAGCTGCTAGAGAAGCAATGAGACTTGCTTCACACAAACTTCCAATTAAAACTAAGTTTGTATCTAGAAAAGATTTTGAGGAAATGGGTGGTGAAGTCATTGAAGGCTAA
- the rpsS gene encoding 30S ribosomal protein S19: MSRSVKKGPYVQEVLLNRINEMNKNGEKKVIKTWSRSSTIFPQMIGHTIAVHDGRKHVPVYVLEDMVGHKLGEFALTRTFKGHIVREKTSRVK; this comes from the coding sequence ATGAGTAGATCAGTTAAAAAAGGACCTTATGTACAAGAAGTTTTGTTAAACAGAATTAACGAAATGAATAAAAATGGCGAGAAAAAAGTAATAAAGACTTGGTCAAGAAGTTCTACTATTTTCCCGCAAATGATAGGGCATACTATCGCAGTACATGATGGAAGAAAACATGTACCAGTTTATGTTTTAGAAGATATGGTAGGACATAAATTAGGCGAATTTGCTTTAACTAGAACATTTAAAGGACACATTGTTAGAGAAAAAACAAGCAGAGTAAAATAG
- the rplD gene encoding 50S ribosomal protein L4 codes for MLTLDLFSKEGQKVGDIQLNENIFGVEVNTDAMHQVVVAQLANKRQGTQSAKTRAEVRGGGIKPWRQKGTGRARQGSIRAPQWIHGGIVFAPKPRDYRMSVPKTMRRVAFKSALSAKVASNEMIVIDSLEFDSPKTKAMLEVLKAFDAKKTLIVVEKSEENIYKSARNIPGVQVSPVNNLNVYDILKYEKFIVTKDAVSKIEEVYI; via the coding sequence ATGCTTACATTAGATTTATTTAGTAAAGAAGGACAAAAGGTTGGAGATATTCAACTAAATGAAAATATATTTGGAGTTGAAGTCAACACAGATGCTATGCATCAAGTTGTAGTAGCACAACTTGCAAATAAAAGACAAGGAACTCAATCAGCTAAAACTAGAGCTGAGGTTCGAGGCGGTGGTATAAAGCCTTGGAGACAAAAAGGAACTGGTAGAGCAAGACAAGGTTCTATAAGAGCACCACAATGGATACATGGTGGTATAGTATTTGCTCCAAAGCCAAGAGATTACCGTATGTCTGTACCGAAGACAATGAGAAGAGTTGCTTTCAAATCAGCTTTATCAGCTAAGGTAGCTTCAAATGAAATGATAGTTATAGATAGTTTAGAATTTGACTCACCAAAAACTAAAGCAATGTTAGAGGTTTTAAAAGCTTTTGATGCTAAAAAAACTTTAATAGTTGTTGAAAAGTCAGAAGAAAATATCTATAAATCAGCAAGAAACATACCTGGAGTACAAGTATCACCAGTAAATAATTTGAATGTTTATGACATACTAAAGTATGAAAAATTCATAGTTACAAAGGATGCTGTATCTAAAATTGAGGAGGTGTATATATAA
- the fusA gene encoding elongation factor G encodes MGREYSLEKFRNIGIMAHIDAGKTTTTERILFYTGKTHKIGEVHDGGATMDWMVQEQERGITITSAATTCFWKGYNINIIDTPGHVDFTVEVERSLRVLDGAVSVFCAKGGVEPQSETVWRQATKYKVPRMAYVNKMDIMGADFYHVVDMMRERLHANAVPIQLPIGKEEGFLGIIDLVRNVAEVYRDDLGTQIEEIEIPEDMKELAEEYRSAMVEAIAELDEELMMKYLDGEEISEEELKAALRKGVIKNEIVPVICGSSYKNKGVQMMIDAVIEYMPSPLDIPATKGQDVDTGEEMERHPSDDEPMAALAFKIATDPFVGRLAFTRVYSGVMKTGTYVLNANKGKKERVGRLVKMHANHREEVEELRSGELGAVIGLKNTTTGETLCDEDHPILFETMDFPDPVIHVAIEPKTKAGQERMGMSLAKLSEEDPTFQTYTDQETGQTIIGGMGELHLEIIVDRLQREFKVECNVGKPQVAYKETIRKAVKAEGKYIKQSGGRGQYGHCWIELIPTTEPYSFENCTVGGSIPREFISPIENGIKEASKNGILGGYPVLNFKVKVVDGSYHDVDSNEMAFKVAGSMAFKNGMAKADPVLLEPIMKVEVTVPEEYMGDVMGDINSRRGRIEGMEAQSGAQVIRAMVALSEMFGYATTLRSRTQGRGVYSMEFAAYEPVPKGIQEQVIGSK; translated from the coding sequence GTGGGTAGAGAATATTCTTTAGAAAAATTCCGTAATATAGGTATTATGGCTCATATTGATGCTGGTAAAACAACAACAACTGAGCGTATATTATTCTATACAGGAAAAACACACAAGATTGGTGAGGTTCATGATGGTGGAGCTACTATGGACTGGATGGTACAAGAACAGGAAAGAGGTATAACAATAACTTCTGCGGCTACAACTTGTTTCTGGAAGGGTTATAACATAAATATCATTGATACACCAGGGCACGTAGATTTCACAGTTGAAGTTGAAAGATCTTTAAGAGTACTTGATGGTGCAGTTTCTGTATTCTGTGCAAAAGGCGGAGTAGAACCACAATCAGAAACAGTATGGAGACAAGCGACTAAATATAAGGTACCAAGAATGGCATATGTTAACAAAATGGATATAATGGGTGCAGACTTCTATCACGTTGTAGACATGATGAGAGAAAGACTTCATGCTAATGCAGTTCCAATACAGCTTCCAATAGGTAAAGAAGAAGGATTCCTAGGTATTATAGATTTAGTTAGAAATGTTGCAGAAGTCTATAGAGATGATTTAGGAACACAAATAGAAGAAATAGAAATTCCAGAAGATATGAAAGAGTTAGCAGAAGAATACAGATCGGCTATGGTTGAAGCAATAGCTGAACTAGATGAAGAGCTTATGATGAAATATCTTGATGGTGAAGAAATAAGTGAAGAAGAATTAAAAGCAGCATTACGAAAAGGTGTAATTAAGAATGAAATAGTACCTGTAATTTGTGGTTCTTCATATAAAAATAAAGGCGTTCAAATGATGATAGATGCTGTTATAGAATACATGCCGTCACCACTTGATATACCAGCTACCAAAGGACAAGATGTTGATACTGGTGAAGAAATGGAAAGACACCCAAGTGATGATGAGCCAATGGCAGCATTAGCGTTTAAAATAGCTACAGATCCCTTTGTTGGCAGACTTGCGTTTACAAGAGTTTACTCAGGCGTAATGAAAACTGGTACATATGTATTAAATGCTAACAAAGGTAAAAAAGAAAGAGTTGGTAGACTAGTTAAAATGCATGCTAATCACAGAGAAGAAGTTGAAGAATTACGTTCAGGAGAATTAGGTGCAGTAATTGGACTTAAAAACACAACTACTGGAGAAACTTTATGTGATGAAGATCATCCAATATTGTTTGAAACCATGGACTTCCCAGATCCAGTTATCCATGTAGCTATTGAGCCAAAAACAAAAGCTGGTCAGGAAAGAATGGGTATGTCTCTTGCAAAGCTTTCTGAAGAAGATCCTACTTTTCAAACTTATACTGATCAAGAAACAGGTCAAACAATAATTGGTGGTATGGGCGAGCTTCATCTAGAAATTATTGTTGATAGACTTCAAAGAGAATTTAAGGTTGAATGTAATGTAGGAAAACCACAAGTAGCTTATAAAGAAACAATACGAAAAGCAGTTAAAGCAGAAGGTAAATACATTAAACAATCAGGTGGACGTGGACAATACGGTCACTGTTGGATAGAGTTAATACCAACTACTGAACCTTACTCATTTGAAAATTGTACGGTTGGTGGATCTATTCCAAGAGAATTTATATCTCCAATTGAGAACGGAATTAAAGAAGCATCAAAGAATGGTATTCTTGGTGGATACCCAGTTCTTAACTTTAAAGTTAAAGTAGTTGATGGATCATACCATGATGTTGACTCAAACGAAATGGCATTTAAGGTTGCTGGTTCAATGGCATTCAAGAACGGTATGGCAAAAGCAGATCCAGTTTTGCTTGAACCAATAATGAAGGTCGAAGTAACAGTGCCAGAAGAGTACATGGGAGACGTTATGGGAGACATTAATTCAAGAAGAGGTAGAATAGAAGGAATGGAAGCTCAATCAGGCGCTCAAGTAATTAGAGCAATGGTTGCATTATCAGAAATGTTTGGATATGCTACGACGCTTAGATCAAGAACTCAGGGTAGAGGAGTATACAGTATGGAATTTGCTGCATACGAACCAGTTCCAAAGGGTATTCAAGAACAAGTTATAGGAAGTAAATAA
- the rpsL gene encoding 30S ribosomal protein S12 translates to MPTINQLVRKGRKTLATKSAAPALKNCPQKRGVCTVVKTTTPKKPNSALRKVARVRLTNGYEVTAYIPGVGHNLQEHSVVLIRGGKVKDLPGVRYHVIRGTLDSAGVAGRLQSRSKYGTKRPKQKK, encoded by the coding sequence ATGCCAACTATCAATCAATTAGTAAGAAAAGGCAGAAAGACATTAGCAACAAAATCAGCTGCACCAGCATTGAAGAACTGTCCGCAAAAAAGAGGAGTTTGTACAGTAGTTAAAACAACAACTCCTAAAAAGCCAAACTCAGCATTAAGAAAAGTAGCAAGAGTTAGACTTACAAACGGATACGAAGTTACTGCTTATATACCAGGTGTAGGCCACAATTTACAAGAACATAGTGTTGTACTTATAAGAGGTGGAAAAGTTAAGGATTTACCAGGAGTTAGATACCACGTCATCAGAGGGACATTAGACTCTGCTGGAGTTGCGGGCAGACTACAAAGTAGATCTAAATACGGTACTAAGAGACCAAAGCAAAAAAAATAA
- the rpsC gene encoding 30S ribosomal protein S3: MGQKVHPHGFRVGVIKDWSSKWYADKKNFADNLVEDFKIREFLKSKLYTAGISKIEIERAAKRVKINIHTAKPGMVIGRGGSGIEVIKLDMKKIITDKNVLINIVEVKQAENNAQLMAENVSSQLEKRISFRRAMKQTIQRAMRSGVKGVKISCGGRLGGAEIARTEHYHEGTIPLQTLRADIDYGFAEADTIYGKIGVKVWVYRGEVLPTKKIVKEEIKA; encoded by the coding sequence GTGGGACAAAAAGTACATCCACACGGCTTTAGGGTTGGTGTAATAAAAGACTGGAGTTCTAAATGGTATGCAGATAAAAAGAATTTTGCAGATAATCTTGTTGAAGATTTTAAGATTAGAGAATTCTTAAAAAGTAAACTTTACACAGCTGGAATTTCTAAAATTGAAATTGAAAGAGCTGCTAAAAGAGTTAAAATCAACATACACACTGCTAAACCAGGAATGGTTATTGGTAGAGGTGGCTCTGGAATTGAAGTTATAAAGTTAGACATGAAAAAAATTATAACAGATAAGAATGTTTTAATTAACATAGTAGAAGTAAAACAAGCTGAAAACAACGCTCAATTAATGGCTGAAAATGTTTCTTCGCAATTAGAAAAGAGAATTTCTTTTAGAAGAGCAATGAAACAAACAATTCAAAGAGCTATGAGATCTGGCGTAAAAGGTGTTAAAATTTCATGTGGAGGAAGACTTGGCGGAGCAGAAATAGCTAGGACTGAACACTATCATGAAGGTACAATACCATTACAAACTTTGAGAGCTGATATAGACTATGGATTTGCAGAAGCAGATACAATATATGGTAAAATTGGCGTAAAAGTTTGGGTATATAGAGGCGAAGTTCTTCCTACAAAGAAAATCGTTAAGGAAGAAATAAAAGCGTAG
- the rplW gene encoding 50S ribosomal protein L23 → MKLTSHDIIRKPIITEKSMAVMAEKKYTFIVDIHANKTQVKKAVEEVFGVKVENVRTLRNIGKTKRVGVHIGKRADFKKAIVTLTTESKTIEFFDGM, encoded by the coding sequence ATGAAGCTAACTAGCCATGATATTATAAGAAAACCGATAATTACTGAAAAAAGTATGGCTGTAATGGCGGAAAAAAAATACACCTTTATAGTTGATATTCATGCAAATAAAACTCAAGTTAAAAAAGCAGTAGAAGAAGTATTTGGAGTTAAAGTTGAAAATGTAAGAACACTAAGAAATATAGGTAAAACTAAAAGAGTTGGGGTTCACATTGGAAAAAGAGCTGACTTCAAAAAAGCTATTGTTACTTTAACAACAGAAAGCAAGACAATTGAGTTTTTTGATGGAATGTAA
- the rplX gene encoding 50S ribosomal protein L24, whose amino-acid sequence MAVKKMHVRKKDTVMVISGKDKGKISEVLAVYPKTGKVLVKDVSVITKHQKPSKQNMQGGITHREAAINSSKVMLYCTKCKNVTRISSKILEDGTKVRVCKKCVETF is encoded by the coding sequence ATGGCAGTTAAAAAAATGCACGTAAGAAAAAAAGATACAGTAATGGTTATATCAGGTAAAGACAAAGGCAAAATAAGCGAAGTCTTAGCTGTATACCCTAAAACTGGTAAAGTTTTAGTGAAAGATGTTAGTGTAATTACAAAACATCAAAAACCAAGCAAACAAAATATGCAAGGTGGAATAACTCACAGAGAAGCAGCTATAAATAGTTCAAAAGTTATGTTATATTGTACAAAATGCAAAAATGTAACAAGAATAAGTAGCAAAATTCTAGAAGATGGAACTAAAGTAAGAGTTTGTAAGAAATGTGTAGAAACATTTTAA
- the rplB gene encoding 50S ribosomal protein L2, with the protein MGIKKFRPTTPSRRNMTMADFAEITTDKPLKSLLVSTKRSGGRNNQGKITVRHRGGGAKQSYRLIDFKRTKDNIPAKVSTIEYDPNRSAYIALVAYSDGEKRYIIAPVGLKVGDVIVSGADSDIKVGNTLPIINIPTGSTIHNIELQVGKGAQLVRSAGSSAQLMAKEGEYAQVRLPSGEVRYVRVNCRATIGTVSNVTHGIVNIGKAGRKRHLGFRPTVRGSVMNPCDHPHGGGEGKSPIGHASPMTPWGKPALGYKTRKTKKYSDKFIVKGKNRK; encoded by the coding sequence ATGGGAATTAAGAAATTTAGACCGACCACACCTTCAAGAAGAAATATGACTATGGCTGATTTCGCAGAAATAACAACAGATAAGCCATTAAAATCACTTCTTGTAAGCACAAAAAGATCAGGTGGTAGAAATAATCAAGGTAAAATAACTGTTCGTCACCGAGGTGGTGGAGCAAAACAAAGTTACAGACTAATAGATTTCAAGAGAACTAAAGATAATATTCCAGCAAAAGTTTCTACAATTGAGTACGATCCAAATAGATCTGCTTACATAGCTCTTGTTGCATATTCTGATGGTGAAAAAAGATACATAATTGCTCCAGTTGGATTAAAAGTTGGAGATGTAATTGTATCCGGTGCTGATTCTGATATAAAAGTTGGGAATACTCTTCCAATAATTAATATACCAACAGGTTCTACGATTCATAATATAGAACTACAGGTTGGAAAAGGTGCTCAACTTGTAAGATCAGCAGGTTCTTCAGCGCAACTTATGGCTAAAGAAGGAGAATATGCTCAAGTAAGACTTCCAAGTGGTGAAGTAAGATATGTTAGAGTAAATTGTAGAGCTACTATAGGAACGGTTTCTAATGTAACTCATGGTATTGTTAACATAGGTAAAGCAGGAAGAAAAAGACACTTAGGGTTTAGACCTACAGTCAGAGGTTCAGTAATGAATCCTTGCGATCATCCACATGGTGGTGGAGAAGGTAAATCTCCTATAGGTCACGCTAGTCCGATGACTCCATGGGGTAAACCGGCACTAGGATATAAAACTAGGAAAACCAAAAAATACTCTGACAAATTTATTGTCAAGGGAAAAAATAGAAAATAG
- the rpsG gene encoding 30S ribosomal protein S7: MPRKGYIAKRDVLPDPMYNSKVVTKLINNVMEDGKRGVAQKICYEAFDIIKEKTGKEPLEVFEEALNNVMPLLEVKARRIGGANYQVPIEVRPERRQTLGLRWLLIAADNRGEKYAREKLANELLEAANNTGAAVKKREDIHKMAEANKAFAHYRY, translated from the coding sequence GTGCCGAGAAAAGGATATATTGCAAAAAGAGATGTATTACCAGATCCTATGTACAACAGCAAAGTCGTTACAAAGTTAATAAACAATGTAATGGAGGATGGTAAAAGAGGAGTAGCACAAAAAATATGCTATGAGGCTTTTGACATAATCAAAGAAAAAACAGGCAAAGAACCTTTAGAGGTTTTTGAAGAAGCATTAAATAATGTTATGCCATTACTTGAAGTAAAAGCTAGAAGAATAGGTGGAGCTAATTATCAAGTGCCTATCGAGGTTAGACCTGAGAGAAGACAGACATTAGGACTAAGATGGTTGCTTATTGCTGCAGATAATAGAGGAGAGAAGTATGCAAGAGAAAAACTTGCTAACGAATTACTCGAAGCTGCAAACAATACTGGAGCAGCAGTAAAGAAGAGAGAAGATATTCATAAAATGGCTGAAGCTAACAAGGCTTTTGCTCATTACAGGTATTAA
- the rpmC gene encoding 50S ribosomal protein L29, producing MKANELKELRQSNPQDLLVKMSDLKAELFNLRFQLATGQLENPMRIKQVKKSIAQIKTILRQEEIKAFEQ from the coding sequence TTGAAGGCTAATGAATTAAAAGAATTAAGACAAAGTAATCCTCAAGATTTGCTAGTGAAAATGTCTGATCTAAAGGCAGAATTATTTAACCTTAGATTTCAGTTAGCTACAGGGCAACTAGAAAACCCTATGAGAATTAAACAAGTGAAAAAATCTATAGCCCAAATTAAGACCATTCTTAGGCAAGAAGAAATAAAAGCTTTTGAACAGTAA
- the rplN gene encoding 50S ribosomal protein L14 codes for MIQQQSRLKVADNSGAKEIMCIRVLGGSKRKWGNISDTIVASVKSATPGGVVKKGEVVKAVIVRSVKGLRRADGSYVKFDDNAAVIIKDDKTPKGTRIFGPVARELRDKDFSKILSLAPEVL; via the coding sequence ATGATACAACAGCAATCGAGATTAAAAGTTGCGGATAATTCTGGTGCAAAGGAAATTATGTGTATTAGAGTATTAGGTGGTTCTAAGAGAAAATGGGGAAACATCAGCGATACAATAGTTGCTAGCGTAAAAAGTGCAACACCAGGTGGAGTTGTTAAAAAAGGTGAAGTAGTTAAGGCAGTTATAGTTAGATCAGTAAAAGGATTAAGAAGAGCGGATGGATCATACGTTAAATTTGATGATAATGCAGCTGTTATCATAAAAGACGACAAAACCCCAAAGGGAACTCGTATATTCGGACCTGTTGCAAGGGAGTTAAGAGATAAAGACTTCAGTAAGATCTTATCATTAGCGCCTGAAGTTCTATAA